One Nocardia sp. BMG111209 DNA segment encodes these proteins:
- a CDS encoding NAD(P)/FAD-dependent oxidoreductase, with amino-acid sequence MAPQYDAIVVGAGFGGMGAGIQLDRLGLRDYLILEREDDLGGTWHVNRYPGLAVDIASVTYSYSFEPNPYWSRLFAPGAELKRYAGHVADKYDLRRRMRFGRSVSGARWDEEQQHWVVTVDEPATGGTQTLTARYLLTATGFLSQPYTPAFPGIDAFRGRILHTTAWDDDYDLRDRRAAIIGTGATAVQLVPEVAERAAALTVFQRTPIWVVPKVDTAIPGTVQRLFARVPVTQKAARLVNTGALELLMVTGVLHFKQARLGNRAAALLAKAHLRAQVRDAETRRKLTPHYDFGCKRPTFSNTYFRTFNEPHVRLETGAIDHLEADGIVTADGRKTEIDTLILATGFNLWDVNFPAFEIIGREGVNLGKFWRDSRFQAYEGITIPRFPNFLSLNSPYSYSGLSYFTTIEAQMKHMGRLFGELSRRGERVFEVTEAANTRFLDRVTAKLDSSVFYAGSCATARSYYFNQHGEAALLRPNSTVTTHREAVSFPLDDYTYGRGAA; translated from the coding sequence GTGGCACCTCAGTACGATGCGATCGTGGTCGGCGCCGGATTCGGCGGGATGGGCGCCGGTATCCAGCTGGACCGGCTCGGCCTGCGCGATTACCTGATCCTGGAACGGGAGGACGACCTCGGCGGGACCTGGCACGTCAACCGCTATCCCGGTCTGGCCGTGGACATCGCCTCGGTCACCTACTCGTATTCCTTCGAACCGAATCCGTACTGGTCGCGGCTGTTCGCGCCCGGCGCGGAGCTGAAGCGCTACGCCGGGCACGTCGCGGACAAGTACGACCTGCGCCGGCGGATGCGGTTCGGCCGCAGCGTCTCCGGCGCGCGCTGGGACGAGGAACAGCAGCACTGGGTGGTCACCGTCGACGAGCCGGCCACCGGCGGCACGCAGACCCTCACCGCCCGGTACCTGCTCACCGCGACCGGCTTCCTGTCCCAGCCCTACACCCCGGCGTTCCCGGGTATCGACGCCTTCCGCGGCCGGATCCTGCACACCACCGCGTGGGACGACGACTACGACCTGCGCGATCGCCGCGCCGCGATCATCGGCACCGGCGCGACGGCGGTACAGCTGGTGCCGGAGGTGGCCGAGCGGGCCGCCGCGCTGACCGTCTTCCAGCGCACCCCGATCTGGGTGGTGCCGAAGGTCGACACCGCGATTCCCGGAACCGTGCAGCGGCTGTTCGCGCGGGTGCCGGTCACCCAGAAGGCCGCCCGGCTGGTCAACACCGGTGCGCTGGAACTGCTGATGGTGACCGGGGTGTTGCACTTCAAGCAGGCCCGGCTCGGCAACCGCGCCGCCGCGCTGCTGGCGAAGGCGCATCTGCGCGCGCAGGTCCGCGACGCGGAGACCCGCCGCAAGCTCACCCCGCACTACGACTTCGGATGTAAGCGGCCCACCTTCTCCAACACCTACTTCCGGACCTTCAACGAGCCGCACGTGCGACTGGAGACCGGCGCCATCGACCACCTGGAGGCCGACGGCATCGTCACCGCCGACGGGCGCAAGACGGAGATCGACACGCTGATCCTCGCCACCGGATTCAACCTGTGGGACGTCAACTTCCCCGCCTTCGAGATCATCGGCCGCGAGGGGGTGAACCTCGGAAAGTTCTGGCGCGACAGCCGATTCCAGGCGTACGAGGGCATCACGATCCCGCGGTTCCCGAACTTCCTGTCGCTGAACAGCCCGTATTCGTACAGCGGCCTGTCGTACTTCACGACCATCGAGGCGCAGATGAAGCATATGGGCCGGTTGTTCGGGGAGTTGTCCCGGCGCGGCGAGCGGGTCTTCGAGGTCACCGAGGCGGCCAACACGCGCTTCCTCGACCGGGTGACCGCCAAACTGGATTCCTCGGTGTTCTACGCGGGCAGTTGTGCCACCGCGCGCAGCTACTACTTCAACCAGCACGGCGAGGCGGCCCTGCTGCGTCCGAACAGCACGGTCACCACCCATCGCGAGGCGGTGAGCTTCCCGCTCGACGACTACACCTACGGTCGCGGCGCCGCCTGA